A genomic stretch from Algoriphagus halophilus includes:
- the hemA gene encoding glutamyl-tRNA reductase — MQIKFRALSLSHKTAPVQIREIIALSDQEIQRTLLKLKDFFSLNDVLILSTCNRTEVYYSHDLDLSTEIIKLIGLEKGLPDVVHYLEYFQIYNNDRAAIAHLFRVSMGLEAQVVGDIQISNQVKRAYQASADLEMAGPFLHRLMHTVFFTNKRIVQETGFREGAASLSYAAIELIESLTSNTYQPRILLIGVGEIGEDVAKNMVYLPNAKVKVTNRTLSKAEEIAAPLGFEVIPFENCFEAMEEADVIVCSIMKNEPFITKELIKSFDIPSYKLLVDLSVPRSIETSVEDVPGVILYNVDNIRSKTSEALEKRLAAVPLVESIIEESIEEFYNWKKEMMVSPTINKLKQTLEQIRLEELSRYLKNADEKEYAVIDKITKSMMQKILKVPVVQLRAACQRDQAEEMIEFISDLFDLDKENTKK, encoded by the coding sequence ATGCAAATCAAGTTCAGAGCATTAAGTTTATCACATAAGACCGCCCCCGTCCAGATTCGAGAGATTATCGCTCTCAGCGATCAGGAAATACAGCGAACATTATTGAAATTGAAGGATTTCTTCAGTTTGAATGATGTACTGATACTTTCTACCTGTAACAGAACTGAGGTGTATTACAGTCATGATCTTGACTTGAGTACAGAAATCATCAAATTGATTGGGCTTGAAAAAGGTCTTCCTGACGTAGTCCATTACTTAGAATATTTCCAGATCTACAATAATGATAGAGCAGCGATTGCTCATTTGTTCCGGGTTTCCATGGGATTGGAAGCACAGGTAGTGGGAGATATTCAGATTTCCAATCAGGTAAAAAGAGCGTATCAGGCATCTGCAGATTTAGAAATGGCCGGACCATTCCTTCATCGATTGATGCACACGGTCTTCTTTACCAATAAAAGAATTGTACAGGAAACCGGATTTAGAGAAGGTGCCGCATCTCTCTCTTACGCGGCGATTGAATTAATCGAAAGCCTGACCTCTAATACTTACCAGCCTAGAATTTTATTGATCGGAGTTGGAGAGATTGGTGAAGATGTTGCCAAAAACATGGTGTATCTTCCTAATGCTAAAGTGAAGGTAACCAATAGAACCCTTTCCAAAGCAGAGGAAATTGCAGCACCTTTGGGATTTGAGGTCATTCCTTTTGAGAATTGTTTCGAAGCTATGGAAGAGGCCGATGTAATCGTTTGTTCGATCATGAAAAACGAGCCTTTTATCACCAAAGAGCTCATTAAATCTTTCGACATTCCCAGTTACAAATTATTAGTAGATCTTTCCGTTCCTAGAAGTATCGAAACCAGTGTAGAGGATGTACCAGGGGTGATCTTGTATAACGTAGATAATATTCGAAGTAAAACTTCAGAAGCTTTAGAAAAAAGATTGGCTGCAGTACCTCTTGTAGAAAGCATCATTGAGGAAAGCATCGAAGAGTTTTACAATTGGAAAAAAGAAATGATGGTCTCTCCTACCATCAATAAATTAAAGCAGACTCTTGAGCAAATCCGATTGGAGGAGTTAAGCAGGTATTTGAAAAATGCAGATGAAAAAGAATATGCAGTGATTGACAAGATCACCAAAAGCATGATGCAGAAAATCCTGAAAGTACCTGTGGTTCAACTGAGAGCGGCCTGTCAGCGAGATCAAGCAGAAGAGATGATCGAATTCATTTCTGATCTTTTTGACCTTGACAAGGAAAACACAAAAAAGTAA
- a CDS encoding amidohydrolase yields MYINPQSKLKFFTKFFTTSILSGLFVLASCQSPKIQADVIYFDGTIYTVNSKFEISEALAIKDGKFLAVGSSDEILGGYDAAEKVDLKGKSVYPGFIDAHTHFNRYAEGLRVVDLVGAKSYEELIQRVKNYAEANPDEPWILGRGWDQNLWEGQEFPTREKLDELFPNTPVLLTRIDGHAALVNQKALSMGGITSQTKMLGGSVILENGKPTGVLVDNAIDLVSTKIPKTTAEQARKALLSAQENCFAVGLTSVVDAGLDRETIELYQQLHQDSLLKMRIYAMVNPTAENMDYYFEKGIYQDEQLTVRSFKIYGDGALGSRGAALLKPYSDKPDQTGFLLSTEDDFKDLAAKMYEHGFQMNTHCIGDSANRTLLNIYADVLKGKNDLRWRIEHAQVVNPEDVSKFAEYSIIPSVQPTHATSDMYWAEQRLGPDRIKHAYIFNELLDQNGMIALGSDFPVEFINPLYGFHAAVARKDKNNWPDEGFQIENKLTREAALKGMTIWAAYANFEENLKGSIEVGKLADLVIMEKDIMVEDAKNLRELPIDRTVIGGAVVYQNTK; encoded by the coding sequence ATGTACATAAATCCTCAGTCAAAATTAAAGTTCTTCACAAAGTTCTTCACTACCTCTATCCTAAGTGGATTGTTTGTTTTGGCTTCTTGCCAATCCCCAAAAATCCAGGCGGACGTCATCTACTTTGATGGAACGATTTATACGGTCAACTCCAAATTTGAAATAAGCGAAGCGCTTGCGATCAAAGACGGGAAATTTCTTGCCGTTGGATCCAGTGACGAAATCCTAGGAGGATATGATGCGGCAGAAAAGGTGGATCTTAAAGGAAAGTCGGTTTACCCAGGCTTCATTGATGCCCATACCCACTTTAATAGATATGCTGAGGGACTTCGTGTGGTAGACTTAGTGGGGGCAAAAAGTTATGAGGAACTGATCCAACGAGTAAAAAACTATGCGGAGGCCAATCCAGATGAACCCTGGATTTTAGGAAGAGGCTGGGATCAAAACCTATGGGAGGGGCAAGAGTTCCCTACCCGGGAAAAACTGGACGAGCTCTTCCCAAACACCCCTGTTCTCCTAACCAGAATTGATGGGCATGCTGCTTTAGTAAACCAAAAAGCATTGTCAATGGGTGGAATCACTTCTCAGACAAAAATGCTTGGCGGAAGTGTGATCTTAGAAAATGGAAAACCAACTGGGGTACTCGTAGACAATGCTATTGATTTAGTAAGTACCAAAATTCCAAAAACTACTGCGGAACAAGCCAGAAAAGCCTTGCTGTCTGCTCAGGAAAATTGTTTTGCAGTAGGTCTTACCTCTGTGGTGGATGCTGGGCTAGATCGGGAAACCATTGAATTATACCAACAACTTCATCAGGATTCTTTATTGAAAATGAGGATTTATGCCATGGTCAATCCAACAGCGGAAAACATGGACTATTATTTTGAAAAAGGAATCTATCAAGACGAGCAATTAACGGTAAGAAGTTTTAAAATCTATGGAGATGGGGCTTTAGGGTCCAGAGGTGCAGCCTTATTAAAACCATATTCTGACAAACCGGATCAGACAGGTTTTTTGTTGAGTACGGAGGATGATTTCAAAGATTTGGCTGCAAAAATGTATGAGCATGGATTCCAAATGAATACCCATTGCATTGGAGATTCAGCGAATAGAACCCTACTGAATATTTATGCCGATGTTTTAAAAGGAAAGAATGACTTACGCTGGAGAATTGAACATGCACAAGTGGTAAACCCAGAAGATGTGTCCAAATTTGCCGAATACAGCATTATTCCATCGGTGCAACCCACCCATGCCACTTCAGACATGTATTGGGCGGAACAACGTTTAGGCCCGGATCGAATCAAGCATGCCTATATTTTCAATGAGCTGTTGGACCAAAATGGAATGATTGCTTTAGGAAGTGATTTCCCTGTAGAGTTCATCAATCCTCTATATGGTTTCCATGCCGCGGTTGCCAGAAAAGATAAAAACAATTGGCCGGATGAAGGTTTCCAAATAGAAAACAAACTAACTAGAGAAGCTGCCTTAAAGGGAATGACCATTTGGGCGGCCTATGCAAATTTTGAAGAAAATTTAAAGGGAAGTATTGAAGTTGGAAAATTAGCCGATTTGGTAATCATGGAAAAAGACATCATGGTCGAAGATGCTAAAAACCTGAGAGAACTCCCCATAGATAGAACCGTCATTGGAGGAGCAGTCGTCTATCAAAACACTAAATAA
- a CDS encoding type I restriction enzyme HsdR N-terminal domain-containing protein — MNQRMDRVQLPNLNLPPIEPKLQEMDGKLGIFDSLRKKYLILTPEEWVRQHWINFLINQLGYSKGLIALEKGLVYNKLQKRTDLVVWDKDGDPFLLVECKAPKVKLTQKTMEQACLYHQKIKAKFLIISNGLNHICLEWDVISKKFHQLKSIPEPPK; from the coding sequence ATGAATCAGAGAATGGACCGTGTTCAATTACCAAATCTCAATCTTCCGCCCATTGAGCCAAAGCTTCAAGAAATGGATGGGAAATTAGGGATTTTTGATAGTCTCCGAAAGAAGTATTTGATATTAACTCCAGAAGAATGGGTTCGACAGCATTGGATTAACTTTTTAATAAATCAATTGGGCTATTCCAAAGGTCTGATCGCTTTAGAAAAAGGCTTGGTTTATAATAAACTTCAAAAAAGAACTGATTTGGTCGTTTGGGACAAAGATGGAGATCCGTTTCTCCTCGTAGAATGTAAGGCACCAAAGGTGAAGTTGACTCAAAAAACCATGGAGCAAGCATGCCTTTATCATCAAAAAATCAAAGCTAAATTTTTGATTATTTCAAATGGATTAAACCACATTTGTTTGGAATGGGATGTGATATCTAAGAAATTTCATCAATTGAAATCCATTCCAGAACCTCCGAAATAG
- a CDS encoding Crp/Fnr family transcriptional regulator, whose product MSGQSGNTPCELCASRKLSLFADLPEQHVCTISDNKNLISHKKGQILYYEGTKPLGIFCINSGVVKVYKTASNGKEQIIHLSQKGDFLGYSALLGEENYTNSAMIVEDAKICFIPKEAFLTTLFSNTPFFKRITKALSHELGVMEEKLTDATQKSIRERLAFVLLQLGSCYGVEGGESQKIDLVLSREEIASMVGTATESVIRLLSEFKKDNLIALEGKRIVIKDRRGLARLSDFYA is encoded by the coding sequence ATGAGTGGTCAATCTGGAAATACACCCTGTGAGCTTTGTGCAAGTAGAAAATTATCTCTTTTTGCCGATTTGCCTGAGCAGCACGTTTGCACCATTTCGGATAACAAAAACCTGATTTCTCATAAGAAAGGCCAGATTCTTTATTATGAAGGAACCAAGCCATTGGGTATTTTTTGTATCAATTCGGGAGTAGTTAAAGTTTATAAAACTGCTTCCAATGGAAAAGAACAAATCATTCACCTATCTCAGAAAGGGGACTTCTTAGGTTATTCTGCACTGCTTGGGGAGGAGAATTATACCAACTCTGCCATGATCGTTGAAGATGCTAAAATCTGTTTCATTCCGAAAGAGGCTTTTTTGACTACATTATTCAGCAATACTCCATTTTTTAAAAGAATCACGAAGGCACTCAGCCATGAGCTTGGAGTCATGGAAGAAAAATTGACAGATGCCACACAGAAAAGTATCAGGGAAAGATTAGCTTTTGTCCTGCTTCAATTGGGAAGCTGCTATGGTGTGGAAGGGGGAGAAAGCCAGAAAATTGATTTGGTTTTGAGCCGGGAGGAGATTGCAAGTATGGTAGGAACGGCAACCGAATCTGTGATTCGTTTACTTTCCGAGTTCAAGAAAGACAATTTAATTGCTTTGGAAGGCAAGCGTATTGTCATTAAAGACCGAAGAGGTTTGGCTAGATTGTCAGATTTTTACGCATAA
- a CDS encoding rhodanese-like domain-containing protein, whose amino-acid sequence MFLSLSANGQSIAYKALLSSFYDPEFPVLKPAEIKDLSAFQVVDSREKEEFEVSHLKGAHWVGYDSFELANVKNLDKEKPVLVYCTVGARSQDIGEKLKANGFKEVYNLYGGIIHWSNEGFPLYHEGKATQKVHTYSRSWGIWLNKGEKVY is encoded by the coding sequence ATGTTTCTATCCCTAAGTGCAAATGGTCAATCCATCGCCTATAAGGCATTATTGAGCTCTTTTTATGATCCTGAATTCCCGGTGTTAAAGCCAGCTGAAATCAAAGACCTGTCAGCGTTTCAGGTGGTAGATTCTAGAGAAAAAGAAGAATTTGAAGTTTCCCATTTAAAGGGAGCCCATTGGGTGGGGTATGATTCGTTTGAACTAGCCAATGTGAAAAATTTGGATAAAGAAAAGCCAGTATTAGTGTATTGTACGGTAGGGGCTAGATCTCAGGATATTGGAGAAAAGTTGAAGGCCAACGGGTTCAAAGAAGTCTACAATCTATATGGAGGGATTATCCATTGGTCGAATGAGGGCTTTCCACTTTATCATGAAGGAAAAGCTACGCAAAAAGTACATACCTATTCCAGAAGCTGGGGAATCTGGCTCAATAAAGGAGAGAAAGTCTATTGA
- a CDS encoding DUF547 domain-containing protein: protein MKSIKNYLLAGLAFFSLACQSSNSEGSNGNKKSAERPLTSSEEVKVPDHQDWDELLKKHVDAKGMVDYEGFVSDQSKLNSYLQTLSDNPPDKATWSKEEQLVYWINAYNGFTVKLIVDNYPTNSIKDLGPVLKIPMISDVWHYKFFEIGGEEFNLDEIEHGILRKEFEEPRIHFAVNCASISCPPLLNEAFTVSKLEEQLNQQAIAFINDGVRNKITKNSIQISSIFSWFKGDFTNDGSLIDFLNQYSRVKIDKNAKISYLDYDWNLNKQ from the coding sequence ATGAAGAGCATTAAAAACTATTTATTGGCCGGCTTGGCATTTTTCTCCTTAGCCTGCCAAAGTTCAAATTCGGAAGGATCGAATGGTAATAAAAAATCAGCAGAAAGACCCTTAACATCCTCAGAGGAAGTTAAAGTCCCTGACCATCAAGATTGGGATGAACTCTTAAAAAAACATGTGGATGCAAAGGGGATGGTGGATTATGAGGGGTTTGTATCTGACCAATCCAAACTCAACTCCTACCTTCAGACTTTAAGTGATAACCCACCCGACAAAGCGACTTGGTCCAAAGAAGAGCAATTGGTCTATTGGATTAATGCCTATAATGGGTTTACTGTTAAATTGATCGTAGATAATTACCCTACCAATAGTATAAAGGACTTAGGGCCTGTTTTAAAAATTCCAATGATCAGCGATGTATGGCATTATAAATTCTTTGAGATAGGTGGGGAGGAGTTCAACCTGGATGAAATTGAGCATGGCATTTTAAGGAAAGAATTTGAGGAACCAAGAATTCATTTTGCGGTGAACTGCGCTTCTATATCATGCCCACCTCTTTTGAATGAGGCATTCACCGTTTCAAAACTTGAGGAGCAACTCAATCAACAAGCCATTGCATTTATAAACGATGGAGTAAGAAATAAAATCACCAAAAATTCTATTCAGATTTCCTCGATCTTTTCATGGTTTAAGGGAGATTTCACAAATGATGGCAGTTTAATTGATTTTTTGAATCAATACAGCCGAGTGAAAATTGATAAGAATGCAAAAATCAGTTACTTAGATTACGATTGGAATCTCAATAAGCAGTAA
- a CDS encoding NAD(P)/FAD-dependent oxidoreductase, which translates to MSKTRHVVIIGNGISGVTCARQLRKLDDQIRITLISGESKYFFSRTALMYVYMGHMKFEHTQPYEPWFWDKNRIELRQDWVKEVDFENKKLMFQSTNELSYDELVIATGSKPNKFGWPGQDLLGVQGLYSKQDLESMEDLTKDGVERAVIVGGGLIGIEMAEMLAYRKIPVTFLVREEGFWNNVLPKEESDLVGRHVKAHHIDLRLETGLKEIVADQHGRVKSVITSSGEEIYCQFVGLTAGVTPNIDFLRESKLEVNRGVKVDSLFQTNIPNVYAIGDCAEFHQAPAPDRKVVEQVWYTGRMHGETLAYTLHGKPTPYQPGVWFNSAKFLDIEYQTYGTVPPQWSTEEFDSFYWEHSSGKVAFRMLLLKDGTIQGVNNFGFRLKHEFFDKVIKGRWKGEQVIAQLEKANFDPEFFAPYIQEIQKAYNAQFGTDIKIGKRSFIQKLLGASI; encoded by the coding sequence ATGAGTAAAACCCGACACGTTGTGATTATAGGCAACGGAATATCCGGAGTCACATGTGCCCGCCAATTAAGGAAATTGGATGATCAGATCCGCATTACTTTAATTTCAGGGGAATCGAAGTATTTTTTTTCAAGAACAGCCTTGATGTATGTCTACATGGGGCATATGAAGTTTGAACATACGCAACCCTATGAGCCTTGGTTTTGGGATAAGAACAGAATTGAATTACGCCAAGACTGGGTGAAGGAAGTTGATTTTGAGAACAAGAAACTTATGTTTCAATCGACTAATGAGTTAAGCTATGATGAGTTGGTGATCGCTACGGGATCAAAACCAAATAAATTTGGTTGGCCTGGGCAAGATTTATTAGGTGTGCAAGGGCTTTATTCCAAGCAGGATTTAGAGTCCATGGAAGATTTGACAAAGGATGGTGTGGAGAGAGCAGTGATTGTGGGCGGAGGTTTGATTGGTATAGAAATGGCTGAAATGTTAGCCTATCGAAAGATTCCAGTGACGTTTTTGGTGCGAGAAGAAGGGTTTTGGAATAATGTTTTACCAAAAGAAGAGTCGGACTTGGTAGGAAGGCATGTGAAGGCACATCATATTGATTTAAGGCTGGAAACTGGATTAAAAGAAATTGTTGCAGATCAACACGGACGGGTAAAATCGGTAATTACTTCATCTGGAGAAGAGATTTATTGTCAGTTTGTAGGCTTGACGGCAGGAGTGACTCCTAATATTGATTTTCTAAGAGAAAGTAAACTGGAAGTAAATAGAGGAGTAAAAGTAGACTCGCTCTTCCAAACCAATATTCCGAATGTGTATGCAATTGGAGATTGTGCAGAGTTTCATCAAGCCCCTGCACCGGATAGAAAAGTAGTGGAGCAGGTGTGGTATACCGGAAGAATGCATGGGGAGACCTTGGCTTATACCCTTCATGGAAAGCCTACACCCTACCAACCAGGCGTTTGGTTTAATTCTGCAAAGTTCCTGGATATTGAGTACCAGACTTATGGAACTGTTCCTCCCCAATGGTCAACGGAGGAATTTGACTCCTTTTATTGGGAACATTCATCTGGAAAGGTTGCATTTCGGATGTTATTGCTAAAAGATGGCACCATTCAAGGTGTGAATAATTTTGGATTTCGTCTGAAACATGAATTCTTTGACAAAGTCATTAAAGGAAGATGGAAGGGTGAACAAGTGATTGCACAGCTGGAGAAGGCCAATTTTGACCCAGAGTTTTTTGCCCCTTATATCCAGGAAATCCAAAAGGCGTATAATGCCCAATTCGGCACAGACATTAAAATAGGGAAGAGATCGTTCATCCAAAAACTTCTGGGAGCAAGCATATGA
- a CDS encoding 4Fe-4S binding protein — protein sequence MKLIQKIGILLFLVGIGLFTVIPFMGSYRLTETQVIEHTKDIHQEKMVEILAPIYGEEFSSNFSFIESFNEYFNQYNDQLKSQSLWDEVIWDDYSFPLAKAALSSPVKDNPMLFLLLSVGLAVLGGLMYNLPSYQGESEGVKNNGIFHSAMKNRGWMGMITGAYLILFYIILYWYPAYLVNLVAMVDPLSQMLSGNPASQWFLYGFIYTLAILVMGIRMFRKYRGNKYQQLRTASVMFFQTAFAFLIPEILVLFNQPYFDFKNIWPLDYDFFYDYQIDAFLSGGGVGMFMLIWGILLIIIGVPVFTYFFGKRWYCSWVCGCGGLAETLGDPYRQLSDKRLKAWKYERVIIHSVLVLVVVMTVLTIANYFSGFSLLGNVTNQLHSFYGFAIGSAFAGVVGTGFYPFMGNRVWCRFGCPLAAYLGIVQRFKSRFRITTNGGQCISCGNCSTYCEMGIDVRWYAQRGQNIVRSSCVGCGVCSSVCPRGVLKLENDSEEGRINELPIIIGNDSIKLNA from the coding sequence ATGAAATTGATTCAAAAAATAGGCATACTATTGTTTTTGGTGGGAATAGGACTCTTTACCGTCATTCCATTTATGGGGAGTTACAGACTGACTGAAACCCAAGTAATAGAACACACAAAAGATATTCACCAAGAAAAGATGGTGGAAATTCTTGCTCCGATATATGGAGAGGAATTCAGTTCTAACTTCTCATTTATAGAGAGTTTCAATGAATATTTCAATCAATATAATGACCAATTAAAATCCCAGTCCTTGTGGGATGAGGTCATTTGGGATGACTATAGTTTTCCTTTGGCGAAAGCTGCTTTGAGTAGTCCTGTTAAGGATAATCCAATGCTCTTCTTACTGCTTTCGGTAGGATTAGCAGTCTTAGGGGGACTGATGTACAACCTTCCTAGCTATCAAGGCGAATCCGAGGGGGTTAAGAATAATGGAATATTTCATTCTGCCATGAAAAATAGAGGCTGGATGGGGATGATAACCGGTGCCTATTTAATTCTCTTTTACATCATTTTGTATTGGTATCCAGCCTATCTGGTCAATTTGGTGGCCATGGTGGATCCCTTGAGTCAGATGTTAAGTGGTAATCCGGCCAGTCAATGGTTCCTCTACGGATTTATATACACCCTTGCAATCCTGGTGATGGGAATCAGGATGTTTCGAAAATATAGAGGGAATAAATACCAACAGCTCCGAACTGCCTCGGTCATGTTTTTTCAAACAGCCTTTGCTTTTTTGATACCTGAAATTCTGGTGTTATTTAATCAACCTTATTTTGATTTTAAAAACATCTGGCCTCTGGATTATGATTTCTTTTATGACTACCAAATAGATGCCTTTCTTAGTGGAGGCGGTGTTGGTATGTTTATGCTGATTTGGGGGATTTTGTTGATAATTATAGGGGTGCCTGTTTTTACCTATTTCTTTGGAAAAAGATGGTATTGTTCCTGGGTTTGCGGTTGTGGTGGTTTGGCTGAAACCTTAGGTGACCCGTATAGGCAGTTATCTGACAAGCGTTTAAAAGCCTGGAAATATGAACGGGTAATTATCCATAGTGTATTGGTTTTGGTAGTAGTCATGACAGTTTTGACTATTGCTAATTACTTTTCAGGATTTTCTCTTTTGGGAAATGTAACGAACCAGTTACATTCGTTTTATGGTTTTGCCATAGGATCAGCATTTGCAGGAGTTGTTGGTACCGGATTTTACCCTTTTATGGGCAATAGAGTGTGGTGCCGATTTGGTTGTCCTCTCGCCGCTTATTTGGGAATCGTTCAACGATTCAAGTCCAGGTTTAGAATTACCACCAATGGAGGACAGTGTATTTCTTGCGGAAATTGCTCTACCTATTGCGAAATGGGGATAGATGTAAGATGGTATGCACAAAGAGGTCAAAACATTGTCCGGTCTAGCTGTGTTGGTTGCGGAGTTTGTTCTTCAGTTTGCCCAAGAGGGGTGTTAAAACTGGAAAACGATTCGGAAGAAGGCAGAATCAATGAATTGCCCATTATTATTGGAAATGATTCCATAAAGTTGAACGCCTAA